The following are encoded in a window of Pseudomonadota bacterium genomic DNA:
- a CDS encoding FtsX-like permease family protein, giving the protein MFRNYLMTALRNHLRQSGYTLISLAGLMLGLAVATLAFLHVWQETHYDRHLPNAENVYVVEVERSAPGRSDQLLLTAPGPLATAAAESIAGVADRTRMWVSWYTLSVGDRLEFNHPLLAVDANFPTFMGLDLQEGSAEALANPSAALVSRSMAERLFGNGPYLGQTVSLGNNRDVEISGVFRDMPKTSHLDPQFVIALNSPSVTDRGTAFETNWNAGSVYTYLQLSPRADATTVSAAVQSLARQNIQAPDGMPIDDAVRARLEPVTALHLNGKTYAQRPTGVVGNRATLGITITVALLVLFVACINSINIATARSADRAHEVGLRKVVGASRAQLVVQFLGESALLVLLATVGALVIVEVAAGPVGAFVGRELSLGVLLQPAALLGFIGLVILVVLLSGLYPAFVLANFKPARIFQPSAQRRGLSLRSTLVVFQFVTSIALMVLAGTVWQQVRYLESANLGFDRNDVVLLHGVRRGPASTINLTRQLDQAIEGKPGIVHVSGTHSSPSWDYADDARLRQAAAPKDSAANVDRLAVDVDFFDVLRVEPTAGRVFDMDYGPDRAQWDLAARAEVELPLVLNATAATTMGYSAPSDALGEALNLELGPGDDRAGRVVGVVPDFHFKSLKSRIRPMVFFPDPSRFNVMMVRIDSARRDEAIASLESGWSQVLPGQAISRDYLDRDLVDQYVTEQRQFTMLAVLAGIAIFIAMLGLVGLLSHAVASRRKEISMRKVLGAEIGDVLRLFLWQFSRPVLIAALIAWPLAGLLGERWLSGFAYRIDLSWWLFIGAGLAALAITWLLTALQVIKVSRTRPAAVLQVR; this is encoded by the coding sequence ATGTTTCGTAACTATTTGATGACCGCCCTTCGTAATCACTTACGCCAGAGCGGTTATACACTGATTTCACTGGCGGGTCTGATGTTGGGTTTGGCGGTCGCCACACTGGCCTTCCTGCATGTCTGGCAAGAGACACACTATGATCGACACCTGCCCAACGCAGAGAATGTGTACGTCGTTGAAGTGGAGCGTAGTGCGCCCGGTCGCAGCGACCAGCTTCTGTTAACGGCGCCTGGACCACTGGCAACCGCTGCGGCAGAGAGCATCGCCGGCGTGGCGGACCGCACCCGCATGTGGGTGTCATGGTACACCCTATCGGTGGGCGATCGGTTGGAGTTCAATCATCCGCTGTTGGCGGTTGATGCTAACTTCCCAACGTTCATGGGCCTTGATCTACAAGAGGGATCTGCCGAGGCATTGGCGAACCCGAGTGCCGCGCTGGTCTCACGCAGCATGGCCGAACGATTGTTTGGCAATGGGCCGTATCTCGGTCAAACGGTGTCGCTCGGTAATAACCGCGATGTCGAGATCTCGGGCGTTTTCCGCGATATGCCGAAGACTAGTCATCTCGATCCGCAGTTTGTCATCGCGCTCAACTCGCCATCGGTCACCGATCGGGGTACGGCATTTGAAACCAATTGGAATGCCGGCAGTGTCTACACGTATCTGCAGCTGTCTCCCCGCGCTGATGCCACCACCGTGAGCGCGGCGGTGCAGTCGCTCGCACGTCAGAACATTCAAGCCCCCGACGGTATGCCGATAGACGACGCCGTGCGCGCACGTCTTGAGCCGGTGACCGCGCTGCACTTAAACGGCAAAACCTACGCGCAGCGGCCGACGGGTGTGGTGGGCAATCGTGCGACGCTCGGTATCACGATCACCGTTGCGCTGCTTGTGCTGTTCGTTGCCTGCATCAACAGTATTAACATCGCGACTGCGCGCAGCGCGGATCGGGCGCATGAGGTCGGTTTGCGTAAGGTTGTCGGCGCGAGTCGGGCTCAACTGGTTGTGCAGTTTCTCGGTGAGTCGGCGCTGTTGGTACTGTTGGCGACGGTTGGGGCCTTGGTCATTGTGGAGGTGGCAGCCGGGCCGGTGGGCGCATTCGTAGGACGCGAATTGTCACTGGGCGTGTTGTTGCAGCCCGCGGCGTTGCTGGGATTCATTGGCCTAGTGATACTGGTTGTCTTGCTATCGGGTTTGTATCCGGCCTTTGTCTTAGCCAACTTTAAGCCGGCGCGTATTTTTCAGCCGAGTGCCCAGCGTCGCGGGCTGTCGCTGCGCTCGACACTGGTTGTGTTCCAGTTTGTGACGTCGATCGCGCTGATGGTGTTGGCCGGTACCGTCTGGCAGCAGGTGCGCTATCTTGAGTCGGCAAATCTTGGCTTCGATCGCAATGATGTTGTCCTGTTGCACGGCGTGCGTCGTGGCCCCGCGTCCACCATCAATCTAACGCGCCAGCTTGATCAGGCCATAGAGGGCAAGCCGGGAATCGTGCATGTGAGTGGCACACACTCGTCGCCATCCTGGGACTACGCCGATGATGCACGTCTGCGTCAGGCGGCAGCGCCGAAAGATTCGGCGGCCAACGTCGATCGACTCGCCGTGGACGTGGATTTTTTTGACGTGTTGCGCGTCGAGCCGACCGCTGGCCGTGTGTTCGACATGGACTATGGTCCGGACCGCGCCCAGTGGGATCTGGCTGCGCGCGCGGAGGTTGAGTTGCCGCTGGTGCTCAACGCCACCGCTGCGACAACCATGGGCTACAGCGCGCCGAGTGACGCACTGGGTGAGGCGCTCAATCTGGAACTTGGCCCGGGTGATGATCGCGCTGGCCGCGTGGTGGGCGTTGTGCCCGACTTTCATTTCAAATCGTTAAAGTCGCGCATCCGGCCGATGGTGTTTTTTCCCGATCCGTCGCGCTTTAACGTGATGATGGTGCGCATCGACAGCGCGCGTCGCGATGAGGCGATTGCGTCGCTGGAGTCGGGCTGGTCTCAGGTGCTGCCCGGCCAAGCGATTTCGCGCGACTACCTGGACCGCGATCTGGTGGATCAATACGTGACCGAGCAGCGCCAGTTTACGATGCTCGCTGTGTTGGCCGGCATTGCGATCTTTATCGCGATGCTGGGCTTGGTTGGTTTGCTGTCGCACGCCGTGGCATCGCGTCGCAAAGAAATTTCTATGCGCAAAGTACTCGGCGCCGAAATCGGCGACGTGTTGCGTCTGTTCCTATGGCAATTTTCCCGCCCGGTGCTCATCGCCGCGCTCATCGCCTGGCCGCTCGCCGGCTTGCTCGGCGAACGCTGGCTGTCGGGCTTTGCCTATCGAATCGATCTGTCATGGTGGTTGTTTATCGGCGCGGGCCTAGCGGCGCTGGCGATTACATGGCTGTTGACCGCCTTGCAGGTGATCAAAGTCTCGAGGACTCGACCGGCCGCCGTGTTACAAGTGCGCTAG
- a CDS encoding ABC transporter ATP-binding protein produces the protein MTAAKNLLSLQGVTKTYRTEEVETAALAGIDLEIDVGEFVAIMGPSGCGKSTLLNILGMLDSPTSGGYRFLGEDVAGRSEAQLARFRKQHIGIIFQDFHLIDELNVRENIELALLYQNVNAKERKTRADAVMDQVGIGHRAQHRPGQLSGGQQQRVAVARALISEPALILADEPTGNLDSQHGEEVMGMLSELNERGATIVMVTHSPAHADWARRTVNLLDGRVIAHDIREAI, from the coding sequence ATGACTGCTGCAAAAAACCTTCTTAGCCTCCAAGGCGTGACCAAAACCTATCGTACCGAGGAGGTCGAAACCGCGGCCTTGGCGGGTATCGATCTTGAGATCGATGTCGGTGAATTTGTGGCGATAATGGGTCCATCGGGCTGTGGTAAGTCCACGCTGCTGAATATTCTTGGCATGCTCGATTCGCCGACAAGCGGGGGTTATCGCTTTTTGGGCGAAGATGTGGCGGGTCGCAGTGAAGCGCAGCTCGCGCGCTTTCGCAAGCAGCACATCGGCATTATCTTTCAGGACTTTCATTTGATCGACGAGCTCAACGTGCGGGAGAACATTGAGCTGGCGCTGCTTTATCAAAACGTCAATGCCAAAGAGCGGAAGACACGTGCGGACGCGGTAATGGATCAGGTGGGTATTGGTCATCGCGCGCAGCATCGACCGGGCCAGCTTTCCGGCGGTCAGCAACAGCGTGTCGCGGTGGCGCGCGCGCTGATCTCCGAACCTGCTCTGATCCTCGCCGATGAGCCGACTGGCAACTTGGACAGTCAACACGGCGAGGAGGTGATGGGCATGCTCAGCGAACTCAATGAGCGCGGTGCCACCATTGTGATGGTGACGCACTCACCCGCACACGCAGACTGGGCCAGGCGCACCGTGAATCTGTTGGATGGTCGCGTCATCGCGCACGACATTCGCGAAGCCATCTAA
- a CDS encoding efflux RND transporter periplasmic adaptor subunit: protein MKRKPLRSISADRAPSSGAAMDRPIERSRWRSLRPVFGALAILTTGLVVWLIGLPDSGRSLSVGANRLNIASVERGVFEDFIPIRGRVVPRRTVFLDAVEGGRVEEIFVEDGAVVAAGTPLVRLSNTQLQLDVIAREAEVTQQLNNLNTLKLQLEQNRLSHRRTLTDIDYQLKRLTRIVDGGDTLIANGSIGRRAYDDARDELDYQRALRAVTLDAQATDQRLQQAQMAQLRDASSQLQANLVVARDNLSSLNVTAPVDGQVTAFDVEIGQSLGRGQRIGQIDDPSRFKLTALIDEFYLPRVDLGLTASVTLDDSPHTLRVVKIYPEVTNGQFEVDLAFDDNHPSNIRRGQTLQIRLSLGDPADALMIPNGVYYQDTGGNWVFVVAADGTTAARRSVRLGRRNARYIEVLDGLDVGERVVISPYTDFVEMDRIVLNTE from the coding sequence ATGAAACGCAAACCGCTTCGCAGTATTTCCGCCGACCGCGCCCCGAGCAGCGGCGCCGCCATGGATCGACCCATTGAGCGATCGCGATGGCGCTCGCTTCGTCCCGTGTTTGGGGCGCTTGCCATCCTCACCACTGGCCTCGTCGTTTGGCTCATCGGTCTACCCGACAGCGGTCGGTCGTTGAGTGTGGGCGCCAATCGCCTCAACATCGCGAGCGTTGAGCGCGGCGTATTTGAAGACTTTATTCCCATTCGAGGCCGAGTGGTTCCGCGGCGCACCGTGTTTCTCGATGCGGTGGAGGGCGGCCGCGTCGAAGAGATTTTTGTGGAAGACGGTGCGGTAGTGGCGGCAGGCACGCCGCTGGTTCGCTTGAGTAACACGCAGCTTCAACTCGACGTGATAGCCCGCGAGGCGGAGGTCACACAACAGCTCAATAACCTCAACACACTCAAGCTTCAGCTCGAACAAAATCGCTTGTCGCATCGTCGCACGCTCACCGACATTGACTATCAGCTCAAACGGCTCACGCGCATTGTTGACGGTGGCGACACGCTGATTGCCAACGGCTCAATCGGTCGTCGCGCGTACGACGATGCACGCGATGAGCTGGATTATCAGCGTGCGCTTCGTGCTGTGACGCTCGATGCCCAGGCCACCGACCAACGTCTACAGCAAGCGCAAATGGCGCAGCTTCGCGACGCATCGTCGCAGCTTCAAGCCAATTTAGTTGTTGCGCGCGACAATCTGTCGAGCCTGAACGTAACCGCACCGGTTGACGGACAGGTTACCGCGTTCGACGTGGAGATTGGCCAGTCTTTAGGGCGCGGCCAACGCATTGGGCAGATCGATGACCCCAGTCGATTTAAGCTCACCGCGCTGATCGACGAATTTTATTTGCCGCGCGTCGACCTTGGTCTGACCGCGAGTGTGACTCTTGATGATTCGCCACACACACTTCGCGTCGTCAAGATTTATCCCGAAGTGACCAACGGTCAGTTTGAAGTGGATCTTGCTTTCGACGACAACCACCCCAGCAATATCCGTCGCGGCCAGACGCTGCAGATTCGCTTGTCGCTAGGTGACCCTGCCGACGCGCTGATGATTCCGAACGGCGTTTATTATCAGGACACCGGTGGTAACTGGGTGTTTGTGGTGGCGGCAGATGGCACCACGGCGGCGCGTCGCTCCGTGCGCCTCGGTCGCCGCAACGCACGCTACATCGAAGTGCTCGATGGCCTCGACGTCGGTGAGCGGGTGGTGATCAGTCCGTATACGGATTTTGTCGAGATGGACCGCATCGTCCTCAACACCGAATAA
- a CDS encoding sigma-54 dependent transcriptional regulator, which produces MTRDDVDLLIVDDDPHVLKAARMLLERSYAKVSEFEHPSEIGAPTSRPRVILLDMNFGSGQTSGEQGMSWLSRLLNNNPDEVIIMVTAHGDLGTAVQAMKRGAVDFVTKPWQNERLLATVNAGVTLATTRAEANTLRGQNDALSAASAAASQPMIGSSVAMREVFSMIERAAPVDANVLVLGENGTGKDLVARAIHRASRRTDAAFVAVDLGAVPESLFESELFGHKKGAFTNAHKDRTGHMVAASGGTLFLDEIGNVPLHLQAKLLGALEQRRVTPVGATKSEPFDVRLIAATNLSAEKLADPEHFRPDLLFRLNTVEIRLPALRERATDIGPLVLHYLPYYEKRFGKPSRTISDRVLNALSQHAWPGNVRALRHAVERAVIMAPGDAYQFDDFALPDAPTQAVSSTLEPDDGLNLEAIEKRAVSAALKKHGFNISRAAKELGLTRAALYRRMEKHGL; this is translated from the coding sequence GTGACTAGAGACGACGTCGATCTTCTGATCGTCGATGACGATCCGCATGTGCTCAAAGCCGCCCGCATGCTCCTGGAACGCTCCTACGCCAAGGTTTCCGAATTCGAACACCCCAGCGAGATTGGCGCGCCTACCAGCCGGCCGCGCGTAATCCTTCTGGATATGAACTTCGGCAGCGGCCAAACCAGCGGTGAACAGGGCATGAGCTGGCTGAGCCGCCTACTCAATAACAATCCCGACGAAGTCATTATCATGGTCACGGCGCACGGCGATCTTGGCACCGCCGTGCAGGCCATGAAGCGCGGCGCGGTCGATTTTGTGACCAAGCCCTGGCAGAACGAACGGCTTCTAGCTACCGTGAACGCCGGGGTGACGCTTGCCACCACCCGCGCCGAAGCGAACACACTGCGCGGACAGAACGACGCATTGAGTGCCGCCAGCGCCGCCGCTTCACAGCCCATGATCGGCTCGTCAGTCGCGATGCGCGAGGTGTTTTCAATGATCGAGCGCGCCGCACCCGTCGACGCGAACGTGTTGGTGCTTGGCGAAAACGGCACAGGCAAGGATCTAGTGGCGCGCGCTATTCATCGCGCCTCGCGGCGCACCGACGCCGCGTTTGTGGCGGTCGATCTTGGCGCGGTTCCGGAATCGCTGTTTGAGAGCGAGCTGTTTGGGCATAAAAAAGGAGCGTTTACCAACGCGCACAAAGATCGCACCGGTCACATGGTTGCCGCGTCCGGCGGTACGCTCTTTTTAGATGAGATCGGCAACGTGCCGCTGCATCTGCAGGCCAAGTTGTTGGGCGCACTGGAACAGCGTCGGGTAACACCGGTGGGCGCAACCAAGTCCGAGCCCTTCGACGTGCGGCTCATTGCCGCAACCAACCTGTCTGCTGAGAAGCTGGCGGATCCCGAGCATTTTCGACCCGATCTGCTCTTTCGATTGAACACCGTTGAGATCCGGTTGCCGGCACTGCGCGAACGCGCCACCGACATCGGTCCACTGGTGTTGCACTACCTGCCCTACTACGAGAAACGCTTTGGTAAGCCCAGCCGCACGATCAGTGATCGGGTGTTGAATGCATTGAGTCAACACGCCTGGCCTGGCAACGTGCGAGCCTTACGACACGCCGTGGAACGGGCCGTGATTATGGCGCCAGGTGATGCGTATCAGTTTGACGACTTTGCGTTGCCCGACGCGCCAACGCAAGCCGTGAGTTCGACACTTGAACCAGACGACGGACTCAACCTCGAAGCGATCGAAAAGCGCGCCGTGTCGGCGGCACTTAAGAAGCACGGCTTCAACATTAGCCGGGCTGCCAAAGAACTTGGCTTAACCCGAGCTGCGCTGTATCGGCGAATGGAAAAACATGGCCTGTAG
- a CDS encoding ATP-binding protein, which yields MNLGRQFGVQATLRALVLLASMMLLSYLLFKTDFYITPVVTAALCAGLVVEFVFFVRRTNREVARFFESVRHADFSHRFDPSLKGAGFQELARSMREVVERLQDLRRTGEEDRLRLQALVEHVPVPMFGVIGQERIVQHNHAVRRFFGSTPVTSVDDLERFGPELPAAIRSKKPGQSALVRLKMEDGSAQRMTLSLTEIVVGQEQQRLVTLQNISDELAASELEAWQQMAQVLAHEIMNSLTPVASLADTARELLKSDDENKRAQAQDAIATVAHRAESLMHFVQGYRRFSRLPEPVLETINAETLLHAMVSVIEAEAETAGITLSISAPSSGVQLRADRHQLEQVVINVLHNAMAAVADAETPTIQLACSISRQGRPTIEISDNGPGIPPELRERVFVPYYSTRDDGSGVGLALTRQVMIAHGGTASIGDATGGGARIILRF from the coding sequence ATGAACCTCGGCCGTCAGTTCGGCGTGCAGGCCACGTTGCGCGCACTGGTGTTGCTCGCCTCCATGATGCTCCTGTCATATCTTCTTTTTAAAACCGATTTCTACATTACGCCTGTGGTCACCGCCGCCCTCTGCGCGGGACTGGTTGTCGAGTTTGTTTTTTTCGTACGTCGCACCAATCGCGAAGTGGCGCGCTTTTTCGAGAGCGTGCGACACGCCGATTTCTCACATCGGTTCGACCCATCGTTAAAAGGTGCCGGGTTCCAAGAGCTCGCTCGCAGCATGCGAGAGGTGGTAGAGCGACTGCAAGACTTACGTCGCACGGGCGAAGAAGATCGGCTTCGCCTTCAGGCGCTCGTTGAACATGTGCCCGTTCCTATGTTTGGGGTAATTGGCCAAGAGCGCATCGTGCAGCACAACCACGCCGTTCGTCGGTTCTTCGGTTCGACACCCGTGACCAGCGTAGACGATCTTGAGCGCTTCGGACCGGAGCTGCCCGCGGCGATACGGTCGAAAAAGCCCGGACAAAGCGCGCTGGTGCGACTCAAAATGGAAGACGGCAGCGCTCAGCGCATGACGCTGTCGCTGACCGAGATTGTGGTGGGGCAAGAACAGCAGCGGCTGGTAACACTGCAAAATATCAGTGATGAACTGGCGGCCAGCGAGTTAGAAGCGTGGCAGCAGATGGCGCAGGTGCTCGCACATGAGATTATGAATTCACTCACGCCTGTCGCCTCGCTCGCGGACACCGCCCGCGAGCTGCTCAAGTCAGATGACGAAAACAAACGCGCGCAGGCCCAAGACGCCATTGCAACCGTCGCACATCGAGCCGAATCCTTAATGCACTTTGTGCAAGGCTATCGGCGTTTTTCACGACTCCCTGAACCGGTTCTCGAGACGATCAACGCCGAGACGCTATTGCACGCGATGGTCTCAGTCATCGAGGCAGAGGCCGAAACCGCGGGCATTACTCTTTCGATCAGTGCTCCGAGTAGCGGTGTGCAACTTCGCGCGGATCGTCATCAGCTGGAGCAAGTCGTGATCAACGTGCTGCACAATGCCATGGCCGCCGTCGCCGACGCAGAGACCCCAACAATACAGTTGGCGTGCAGCATCAGCCGCCAGGGCCGGCCCACGATTGAGATCAGCGACAATGGTCCGGGTATACCCCCTGAACTACGCGAGCGTGTTTTTGTGCCGTATTACTCGACGCGTGATGACGGGTCGGGCGTTGGATTGGCGCTCACTCGACAGGTGATGATTGCGCACGGCGGCACCGCGAGCATTGGCGACGCGACGGGCGGCGGCGCTCGCATCATTTTACGTTTCTAG
- a CDS encoding DEAD/DEAH box helicase encodes MLFTDLGLSAELLRAINSLGYSEATPIQQQAIPAVLSGRDILAAAQTGTGKTAGFTLPMLHHLQTTQPQNPPKTRKVRALILTPTRELAAQVALSVENYGKYLPFRTATIYGGVSINPQLKKLGKGVDIVVATPGRLLDHLDRGTLNLSQLDFLVLDEADRMLDMGFIRDIRKILKQLPAHRQNLLFSATFSKDIRTLANSLLHDAVEVEVAARNKPADRVTQIVHPVDKRRKREMLSHLIGSRNWRQVLVFARTKHGANRLATQLTKDGLHSAAIHGNKSQGARTRALTDFKAGKIRVLVATDIAARGLDIERLPHVVNFDLPNVPEDYVHRIGRTARAGQMGAAVSLVSADESKLLHAIEKLLDTTLEKQILQGYEPHDSLEEAPKSRRSSARPSTAGAGKKRRRRRKKKSGPTFSGRPVSH; translated from the coding sequence ATGTTATTTACTGATCTCGGCCTGTCGGCCGAGCTGCTGCGTGCCATCAATTCTTTGGGATACAGCGAAGCCACCCCAATCCAACAACAGGCCATTCCAGCCGTTCTTAGCGGTCGGGACATTCTCGCCGCTGCTCAAACAGGCACGGGTAAGACGGCTGGGTTTACGCTGCCTATGTTGCATCATCTGCAGACAACGCAGCCACAGAATCCGCCTAAAACCCGAAAGGTTCGGGCGCTGATTCTAACGCCAACCCGCGAACTTGCGGCGCAAGTGGCGCTAAGCGTTGAAAACTATGGCAAGTACTTACCCTTCCGTACTGCGACCATTTACGGCGGGGTTAGCATCAATCCTCAGTTAAAAAAGCTGGGCAAAGGGGTTGATATCGTTGTGGCCACTCCGGGTCGTTTGTTGGACCATCTGGATCGCGGCACGCTGAATCTCTCGCAACTGGATTTTCTGGTGCTCGATGAAGCGGATCGCATGCTCGATATGGGTTTTATTCGAGACATTCGAAAGATTCTGAAGCAGTTACCCGCGCATCGCCAAAACTTGCTCTTTTCAGCAACGTTTTCTAAAGATATACGAACGCTCGCCAATTCGTTGCTTCATGACGCGGTTGAAGTTGAGGTGGCGGCGCGCAATAAGCCGGCTGATCGAGTGACACAAATAGTGCACCCGGTTGATAAGCGTCGCAAACGAGAAATGCTGTCGCATCTGATCGGGTCCAGAAACTGGCGGCAGGTGCTTGTCTTTGCACGTACCAAGCACGGCGCCAATCGACTGGCCACTCAACTGACAAAGGATGGCCTACATTCTGCGGCGATTCATGGCAACAAGTCTCAGGGTGCCAGGACGCGCGCCCTGACCGACTTCAAGGCCGGTAAAATCCGGGTGCTGGTTGCGACGGATATCGCCGCGCGCGGATTGGATATCGAACGATTGCCGCACGTCGTGAATTTCGATCTACCCAATGTGCCTGAAGATTATGTTCATCGCATTGGCCGAACAGCGCGGGCCGGACAAATGGGCGCGGCCGTGTCGCTGGTATCGGCGGATGAATCCAAACTGCTTCATGCAATCGAAAAATTGTTGGATACGACGTTAGAAAAACAGATTCTGCAGGGCTACGAGCCGCACGATTCACTTGAGGAGGCGCCTAAAAGTCGTCGGTCGAGCGCACGTCCATCAACAGCCGGTGCGGGGAAGAAGCGCCGTCGTCGTCGTAAAAAGAAATCAGGGCCAACGTTCTCTGGCCGCCCGGTATCACACTAA
- a CDS encoding ABC transporter substrate-binding protein produces the protein MTKARTPYLSALLVCASVFSTAPALPQSNQIETKSLDELYADALAEGGEFVLRAGGDKADQIDYYFDRFKKRFPKLKATHTVDVSLNHAPRYDNARAAGRASDVPDVIQFQTLHDFEYYVDRDLLEPYRPKNWDKVFPDHKDPHGRWTSVYGVTFSNFVNTSLVDEPPRDALDYLNPDLKGKIILTYPHDDDAVLYQFWHLKEKYGWEYLEKLVANEPVWVRGTAMPYVAINNDWYAASFTTFWAFETPPDSKTQFLLPKEDFFLTWFQTAAIPTQAKNKAAAKLYLNWMLSKEMQATWLQFPVRYDIDAPANYQSVLHHNTSPGDFRRFMMNRDRAERFRLQMRQLIGEAQGPTPIDLDYNKRPQREK, from the coding sequence ATGACGAAAGCCAGAACGCCTTACTTGAGCGCTTTGCTGGTCTGTGCCAGCGTGTTCAGCACCGCCCCGGCGCTGCCTCAAAGTAATCAGATTGAGACGAAGAGCCTGGATGAGCTCTACGCGGACGCTCTTGCCGAAGGTGGAGAATTCGTGCTCCGAGCAGGCGGGGATAAGGCAGACCAGATTGACTACTACTTTGACCGCTTCAAAAAGCGATTTCCCAAACTAAAGGCTACGCATACGGTTGATGTAAGCCTTAATCATGCGCCCCGATACGACAACGCGAGAGCGGCCGGCCGAGCGTCTGACGTGCCCGATGTCATTCAGTTTCAGACTCTGCATGACTTCGAGTACTACGTCGATCGCGATTTGCTGGAGCCTTATCGACCAAAAAACTGGGACAAGGTTTTTCCCGATCACAAAGACCCCCACGGACGTTGGACGAGCGTATACGGTGTTACGTTCAGCAATTTTGTCAATACCAGCCTGGTAGACGAGCCACCAAGAGATGCTCTGGACTATTTGAATCCCGATCTCAAGGGCAAGATCATTCTGACTTACCCCCATGATGATGACGCCGTCCTCTACCAGTTTTGGCACTTAAAAGAGAAGTACGGCTGGGAGTATCTTGAAAAGCTGGTAGCGAACGAGCCGGTTTGGGTGCGGGGCACTGCAATGCCCTATGTTGCGATCAATAACGACTGGTACGCCGCCAGCTTCACAACGTTCTGGGCGTTTGAAACGCCGCCGGACAGTAAGACACAATTTTTATTGCCGAAAGAGGACTTCTTTCTGACATGGTTTCAGACGGCCGCTATACCCACCCAGGCAAAAAACAAGGCCGCCGCCAAGCTGTACCTCAACTGGATGTTGTCCAAGGAGATGCAGGCGACCTGGCTGCAGTTCCCCGTTCGCTATGACATCGACGCGCCCGCAAACTATCAGTCCGTCCTGCATCACAACACGTCGCCGGGGGATTTCCGCCGCTTTATGATGAATAGGGACCGCGCCGAGCGCTTCCGGCTCCAAATGCGTCAGCTCATCGGCGAAGCGCAGGGTCCAACACCGATCGACCTGGACTACAACAAGAGGCCACAACGGGAGAAATAG
- a CDS encoding LysR family transcriptional regulator: MDVIKAMRAFTEVAQKSGFAPAARSLGISTSSVSRQVIELEEWLGLTLIQRTTRRLSLTEEGVFYLNECQQILDDVNRMRATATEIIDQPKGTLKVTAPVFLAKECILRVLPEFLAFYPNITLELTALDRFVDLVEEGFDVAIRVGELPDSSLVMRRLGELHLIAVASDDYLSARGIPATPADLIKHNCIVDEVASFANRWPFRIQNRRQRVRVSGNIKVNNGEIARDLAVAGVGVALLPDFFVRDTLRMGDLVEVLQDQVDSSIGLYSVYPQSKHVPIKVRAFIDFVVDYLHTFRKN; this comes from the coding sequence ATGGACGTCATCAAAGCAATGCGGGCCTTTACAGAGGTTGCGCAGAAAAGCGGGTTCGCCCCAGCCGCCCGATCACTCGGGATTTCGACCTCATCGGTGAGCCGTCAGGTGATCGAGCTAGAAGAGTGGCTCGGGTTAACGTTAATTCAGCGAACCACGCGTAGATTGTCGCTCACCGAAGAGGGTGTTTTTTATCTCAATGAGTGCCAGCAAATCCTTGACGATGTAAATCGAATGCGGGCCACAGCAACTGAGATCATTGATCAGCCAAAAGGCACACTAAAGGTAACGGCGCCCGTATTTCTCGCCAAGGAATGCATCCTACGAGTCCTGCCCGAATTTTTGGCTTTTTATCCAAACATCACCCTAGAATTGACCGCGCTCGACCGATTTGTCGATCTGGTCGAAGAAGGATTCGACGTCGCTATTCGGGTTGGTGAACTGCCTGATTCCTCGTTGGTTATGAGGCGATTAGGCGAACTGCATCTGATCGCTGTTGCCAGCGACGACTATTTATCCGCACGCGGGATACCCGCAACGCCTGCTGATCTTATTAAACACAACTGCATCGTCGACGAGGTAGCGAGTTTTGCAAATCGATGGCCATTTAGAATTCAGAACAGACGACAGCGAGTTAGGGTTTCCGGCAACATTAAAGTCAATAATGGAGAAATAGCGCGCGATCTCGCTGTGGCGGGCGTTGGTGTTGCGTTGCTTCCCGATTTCTTTGTTCGAGACACGTTACGGATGGGAGACCTCGTCGAGGTTCTTCAAGACCAGGTGGATAGCAGTATCGGCCTGTATTCCGTGTATCCGCAGAGCAAGCACGTCCCAATAAAGGTAAGAGCGTTCATTGACTTTGTGGTCGACTACCTGCACACGTTTAGGAAGAATTGA